One Sediminicola sp. YIK13 DNA segment encodes these proteins:
- a CDS encoding cupin domain-containing protein: MKNSILLLFILASASVFSQDSDYGVSSYLTEGTKAPNTHYIGEAWLNAIYHDDQELGYNITKATFKANSTLDWHKHGSAQVLIIVDGEAYYQERGNEPVILKEGDIIKCEKDIEHWHSSTKYSDVTYLALYGGGQPTTWTEVVTQEYYDKVAEKLKRN, encoded by the coding sequence ATGAAAAATTCAATTTTACTCCTGTTTATTTTAGCATCTGCATCCGTATTTTCGCAGGACTCTGATTACGGTGTATCCTCTTATCTGACCGAAGGAACAAAAGCACCAAATACCCATTATATAGGAGAAGCTTGGTTGAATGCCATTTATCACGATGACCAGGAATTGGGTTATAATATTACAAAAGCAACTTTTAAAGCCAACTCCACCTTGGACTGGCATAAACATGGTTCTGCGCAAGTCTTAATAATTGTAGATGGAGAAGCCTATTATCAGGAGAGAGGAAATGAGCCTGTAATTTTGAAAGAAGGAGATATAATTAAATGTGAGAAAGATATCGAACATTGGCATTCATCCACCAAGTATAGCGATGTGACTTATTTGGCTTTATACGGTGGTGGACAACCAACTACTTGGACTGAAGTAGTTACTCAAGAATATTATGATAAGGTGGCTGAAAAGCTAAAAAGAAACTAA